The proteins below are encoded in one region of Centropristis striata isolate RG_2023a ecotype Rhode Island chromosome 12, C.striata_1.0, whole genome shotgun sequence:
- the tgfbi gene encoding transforming growth factor-beta-induced protein ig-h3 — MKVCVLVLGLALVLTVVLARSPYQAVLQHSRIRGRQQGPNVCAMQQLKGTDKKYFTNCKQWYHRKICGKPTVITYECCPGYERIPGEKGCPAALPLVNIYNTLGVVGASTTQMYSERAQLKEEIEGPGSFTFFAPSNEAWAALPTEILDALVSNVNIELLNALHYHMVNRRLTSEELKHGSSFASMYQDFHVHIHHYPNGIVTVNCARLVKPDQHATNGIVHVVDRVITAISNNVHTLLDVDDDLETLRTAMTAAGLSPMLETDGQYTIFAPTNEAFEKIPQETLNRILGDPVALKDMLNYHILKNMQCAESIVSGTPMETLQGTVLEVGCDGDQMTLNGKAIITKKDQLGTNGVIHYISELLIPDSAKVLLELAEDSSVAMATKLFVDAGLSPHLTGSEALTLLAPLDEAFRGSDMRMTPDMKKLMTNHILKQQLSSNSLYHGQELETLGGLKLRVFVYRDNLCIENACIAAHDKTGRYATMFTVDKVLTPPMGTLMDVLKADDRFSMLVGAIQTAGMTELLNQPGALTFFAPTNDAFNALPRAELNRLLRDSVQLTAMLKYHLGDGMLVSGGVGSHTRFKPQQGERLEMGVRNFTVYVNRIPVAAADLMATNGVVHGVNSIIKPLPPKVDRVQADGPAAPLRTDSSSRVDSKSFRNDDLFQKVIRSRSSRTMSQ; from the exons GCCGAACGTCTGTGCCATGCAGCAGCTGAAAGGAACCGACAAGAAATATTTCACCAACTGTAAACAATGGTACCATCGCAAGATCTGCGGGAAACCCAC GGTGATCACCTACGAGTGCTGTCCCGGCTACGAGAGGATCCCCGGAGAGAAGGGCTGTCCCGCTG CGCTGCCTCTGGTGAACATCTACAACACTCTGGGCGTGGTCGGAGCCTCCACCACCCAGATGTACTCTGAGCGAGCGCAGCTGAAGGAGGAGATTGAAGGTCCCGGCAGCTTCACCTTCTTCGCCCCGAGCAACGAGGCGTGGGCCGCCCTGCCCACG gAGATCCTGGATGCTCTGGTGAGCAACGTGAACATCGAGCTGCTGAACGCTCTTCATTACCACATGGTGAACCGCCGGCTGACCTCCGAGGAGCTCAAACACGGATCCTCCTTCGCCTCCATGTACCAGGACTTCCACGTCCACATCCACCACTACCCCAACGGG atCGTGACGGTGAACTGCGCTCGTCTCGTCAAACCCGACCAACACGCCACCAATGGCATCGTGCACGTGGTCGACCGCGTCATCACCGCCATCTCCAACAACGTGCACACGCTTCTCGATGTCGACGACGACCTGGAGACGCTGCGC ACGGCGATGACCGCCGCGGGTCTGTCCCCCATGTTGGAGACCGACGGTCAGTACACCATCTTCGCTCCCACCAACGAGGCCTTCGAGAAGATTCCTCAGGAGACCCTGAACCGGATCCTGGGAGACCCCGTGGCTCTGAAAG ACATGCTGAACTACCACATCCTGAAGAACATGCAGTGTGCCGAGTCCATCGTGTCGGGGACCCCCATGGAGACTCTGCAGGGCACCGTGCTGGAGGTCGGCTGTGACGGGGACCAGATGACTCTGAACGGGAAGGCCATCATCACCAAGAAAGACCAGCTGGGAACCAACGGAGTCATCCACTACATCAGCGAGCTGCTCATCCCCGACTCAG CCAAAGTCCTCCTGGAGCTGGCTGAAGACTCATCTGTTGCCATGGCCACCAAGCTGTTTGTTGACGCCGGCCTGTCTCCTCATCTGACGGGCTCCGAGGCTCTGACCCTGCTGGCTCCTCTGGACGAAGCCTTCAGAG gaagtgacatgcGTATGACTCCTGACATGAAGAAGCTGATGACCAATCACATCCTGAAGCAGCAGCTTTCCTCCAATTCTCTGTACCACGGTCAGGAGCTGGAGACGCTGGGAGGACTCAAACTGCGAGTGTTCGTCTACAGAGAC AACCTTTGCATCGAGAACGCCTGCATCGCCGCTCACGACAAGACAGGACGCTACGCCACCATGTTCACCGTGGACAAAGTCCTCACGCCGCCGATGGGCACGCTGATGGACGTCCTGAAGGCCGACGACCGCttcag CATGCTGGTGGGGGCCATCCAGACGGCAGGGATGACGGAGCTGCTGAACCAGCCGGGGGCGCTCACCTTCTTCGCCCCGACCAACGACGCCTTCAACGCTCTGCCGCGGGCCGAGCTCAACAGGCTGCTGC GTGACTCTGTGCAGCTAACGGCGATGCTCAAGTATCACCTTGGCGACGGGATGCTGGTGAGCGGCGGCGTCGGCTCTCACACCAGGTTCAAACCTCAGCAGGGCGAGCGGCTGGAGATGGGCGTG AGGAACTTCACCGTGTACGTGAACCGCATCCCGGTGGCGGCCGCCGACCTGATGGCGACTAACGGAGTCGTCCACGGAGTCAACAGCATCATCAAACCTCTGC ctcctAAGGTGGACCGTGTGCAGGCTGACGGACCTGCAGCTCCTCTCAGAACGGACTCGTCCTCCCGG GTCGACTCCAAGAGCTTCAGGAACG acgaCCTGTTCCAGAAGGTGATCCGGAGCCGCTCCAGCCGGACGATGAGCCAGTGA